From the Aspergillus puulaauensis MK2 DNA, chromosome 1, nearly complete sequence genome, the window GTGGGACGGGAACACACATTGGTGCCTCAGGTATAAATAGATCCACAAGAAAACCAAAATAACTAAACTACTCAAAACAAACGACTCTCTAAACAACGAAATAAggaatctaataatatacaagTACAATCATCGAACAACAAAGGAAGTATTTGGAAAAACAGTGTTCAAGAAGCCTGCTTGAACATCCTTGCCCGTTTCCGGTGCTTTGAGAGGAAATACCAAAACCCTAAGGTAAGGCAAGTCAATGGCAGGGTCGCGGCGAAGAAAATCCAGAATTTGCCCGACGCCGCAAAGCCTCTATCCCCTGGTGCATCAAAATCAAAGAGATTCATTCCGAGAAATGCCTGGACGCGCGGTTATTAACCCTGTCGGTGAGTTGAGACAGTAGGTACTGTACTGGGAGACATACAGAGACAAAACTCGCGGGCAAATAAATCAATGTGACCATTGTTACAACAAAGACATTGATATTATCTTCGACAGACGCGTCGGTAAGTTGGAGCATTCGAGCTTGGTTACTGAGAGTCAGCGTTGTGGCCAGCTTTTTGCATGAATGCATGTTAGCTTGGTACGAGTCGAGGATAAAACGTTGTGACCAAACATACCAGATTCGAATAACCCTTCACCTTTTTCTCCAGAGTCTCGACACTTTTCATATATCCTTCTAAATTTGAAATATAGGAGGCTGTTTCATCAGCAAGCTTTTGGTGCTGTTTGTCTGTGATCAACCCTTTTGAAAGGAATAGTTCGTTAACTTCTGCCATTTTGCGAATAGTGGCTAAAGTGACCCCAATCTGGCAAGAAAATGGTATAATTGCGCTGACAAGATTCTGTGGATGTAGCAATAAACCCAAGCTTTCAGTATCGCTCACAACCTT encodes:
- a CDS encoding uncharacterized protein (COG:S;~EggNog:ENOG410Q0RF;~InterPro:IPR002523;~TransMembrane:3 (o24-42i122-145o165-186i);~go_component: GO:0016020 - membrane [Evidence IEA];~go_function: GO:0046873 - metal ion transmembrane transporter activity [Evidence IEA];~go_process: GO:0030001 - metal ion transport [Evidence IEA];~go_process: GO:0055085 - transmembrane transport [Evidence IEA]); translation: MDLSNPKVVSDTESLGLLLHPQNLVSAIIPFSCQIGVTLATIRKMAEVNELFLSKGLITDKQHQKLADETASYISNLEGYMKSVETLEKKVKGYSNLLATTLTLSNQARMLQLTDASVEDNINVFVVTMVTLIYLPASFVSAFLGMNLFDFDAPGDRGFAASGKFWIFFAATLPLTCLTLGFWYFLSKHRKRARMFKQAS